A window of Synechococcus sp. WH 8109 genomic DNA:
TGGTGTCAATGATGACGGTCAGACACCGACAGATCGCATTCCCTTTCCTTCATGAGCATCCGCCTGTACATCGGCAACCTGCCGCAAACCTTTGAAGAACAGGAGCTGGTGGCTCTGCTCAAGGCAGTGGGAGAAGGGATTCGGTTCAAGTCGGTTCTCGACCGCGAAACCGGTGCATGCCGCGGTTTCGGCTTCGCCAACGTGGATGATCCGAAACTGGCCGACGCCGTGATCGAAGCTCTCAACGGCAAGGAGTTCGGTGGCAGTGCTCTGCGGGTCGAGCGCTCCGAGCGCCGCGACAACAATGCTGGCGGCAACCGTCGTGGAGCCCCCAATGCAGCCGGTCAGCCTCAAGTGGCCCGCAAGGCTGTGAACAAAGTGGTCCACAGCGATGCGAAGAGCGAAGGTGCTCCTGACCCCCGCTGGGCCGGCGAACTGTCCAAGCTCAAGGATCTGCTAGCCAACCAGAAAACGGCGGTTTGATCCGTCGCCGATCTGATCGATGGAAACAGCAGATCAACTCAACCCCTGCCGGTACGACCGTCAGGGGTTTTTAGCGTGACTGAGCCAACAGGAATGAACGGGGCAGATCAAGCAGCTTGTTGACCTTGGCCACATAGGCACGGTGATTGAACACGTCGTAATCGACCCGTTCAATTTCATCCAGGATGCCGCGGTACAGCCGCAACGACGTCCACACAGGCCAGCGCGCATCGGCGGACAGCCAACGGACTCCGGCTTCCGAGCGAGCAAACCAATCGCGAGCCCGCTCCAGTTGAAAGCGCATCAACGCACGCCAGGCGTTGTTGAGGGTTCCAGCCATAAGCTCCTCCTCGGAATAGCCGAAACGCTCGAGATCTTCCTGGGGCAGATAGATACGACCACGGCCCCGGTCTTCCCCCACATCCCGAAGGATGTTGGTGAGTTGGTTAGCGATCCCCAGGGCGACGGCGGCATCGGAGGTGTCGGGACAGTCGCTCCAGGGAGCTGAGGTGTAGGCCTGGTCGACGCCCATCACCCCCTGGGTCATCAGGCCAACGGTGCCTGCCACGCGATAGCAGTAGAGCTTGAGGTCTTCAAAGCGGGGGTAGCGGGTCCAGGTGAGGTCCATCCGCTGGCCCTCAATCATGTCGAGGTAAGGCTGAATGCCCTGGGGGAAGCGCTCCAGGGTGTCCACCATCACCGCATCCAGGTCGTCCGCCACCCGACCATCAAACAGAGCGCGGGTCTTCTCCTCCCAACGGTCGAGCCGCTCTGCCAGCTCCTCCACCGGACGCCCCTGGGCCTCCGAGCTGTCCATCAACTCATCCGTGCGCCGGCACCACACATAGATCGCCCAAATGGCACGCCGCTTCTCCGGAGGGAGAAGCAAGGTGCCGAGATAAAACGTCTTGGCCCACTCGGCGGTCTCCCGACGGCAGGCCTCAAAGGCTGCGTCGAGATCCGGGGAGGCGAGGGGCATGGCTCAGGCCGTCACAGGCTCACTGGAAGAGGTCGATGATGCCAGCTGACCTGTCTTGCGGTCCACCGCACCGGCGCAGAGCTTGCCACTGAGAACAGCACCCTCCATCGAGGCGAGATAGCGCTGCATCGTGTAG
This region includes:
- a CDS encoding phytoene synthase: MPLASPDLDAAFEACRRETAEWAKTFYLGTLLLPPEKRRAIWAIYVWCRRTDELMDSSEAQGRPVEELAERLDRWEEKTRALFDGRVADDLDAVMVDTLERFPQGIQPYLDMIEGQRMDLTWTRYPRFEDLKLYCYRVAGTVGLMTQGVMGVDQAYTSAPWSDCPDTSDAAVALGIANQLTNILRDVGEDRGRGRIYLPQEDLERFGYSEEELMAGTLNNAWRALMRFQLERARDWFARSEAGVRWLSADARWPVWTSLRLYRGILDEIERVDYDVFNHRAYVAKVNKLLDLPRSFLLAQSR
- a CDS encoding RNA-binding protein, whose amino-acid sequence is MSIRLYIGNLPQTFEEQELVALLKAVGEGIRFKSVLDRETGACRGFGFANVDDPKLADAVIEALNGKEFGGSALRVERSERRDNNAGGNRRGAPNAAGQPQVARKAVNKVVHSDAKSEGAPDPRWAGELSKLKDLLANQKTAV